A single Fundulus heteroclitus isolate FHET01 chromosome 4, MU-UCD_Fhet_4.1, whole genome shotgun sequence DNA region contains:
- the LOC105933491 gene encoding cytochrome b5: MGEDIHDNTGSGSANANNEKNGETAEGGVKYYTLEDIRVHNMINDTWLIIHDKIYDITSFLEEHPGGEEVLLEQAGADATESFEDVGHSTDAREMLQQYYIGELHMDDRKEETKDAETKNAGESSSSWAMWLIPTVAAAAVGVLYRFFMFEHKSS, encoded by the exons ATGGGAGAGGACATACACGATAATACGGGCAGCGGATCCGCTAACGCCAATAACGAGAAAAATGGAGAAACTGCCGAGGGGGGAGTAAAATATTACACGTTAGAGGACATCCGAGTGCATAATATGATCAATGACACATGGCTAATCATCCACGATAAGATATACGACATCACAAGTTTCCTCGAAGAG CATCCAGGAGGTGAGGAGGTTTTGCTGGAGCAGGCAGGTGCAGATGCCACTGAGAGCTTCGAGGATGTAGGTCATTCTACAGATGCCCGGGAGATGCTTCAGCAGTACTATATTGGAGAGCTTCACATG GATGACAGAAAGGAGGAAACAAAG GATGCAGAGACTAAAAATGCTGGAGAGTCCAG TAGCTCCTGGGCCATGTGGTTGATCCCCACCGTTGCTGCCGCTGCCGTTGGTGTCCTGTATCGTTTCTTTATGTTTGAACACAAGTCTTCTTGA